One part of the Lotus japonicus ecotype B-129 chromosome 2, LjGifu_v1.2 genome encodes these proteins:
- the LOC130736822 gene encoding protein FAR1-RELATED SEQUENCE 5-like — MYEKRRMWAASHMRGNFFAGFRTTSRCEGLHSKIGKFVNSRCNITELIQHLCRLMNHITYKEIEADFNSSYGEAVLETKFQNLERSGANVFTREIFSMYRAALHRSGDSIVVGYKETSSQYIFLVSKYRGSGREWHVSFQPSTFFFQCACKRMESMGLPCHHVLAVLVYLDVCELPKCLVLQRWTKFAKDDVDKNAMLGSKQLDSFLISRYGALMSQYRELASFACRRLEDFHNERDRATKAVQELKSRAIKDCDEEVDDLGNSFIGLKDPNVVRTKGTGCPGSSSAARKNKGNKRKGSRKCSQCHRYGHNKTTCKTATKARQMTKNTDAETVPTQEESYANVG; from the coding sequence ATGTATGAAAAAAGGAGGATGTGGGCTGCATCGCATATGCGTGGCAACTTTTTTGCTGGATTTCGCACAACATCCCGTTGTGAGGGTCTTCATTCCAAAATTGGGAAGTTTGTTAATTCAAGGTGTAATATAACAGAGCTAATCCAACACTTATGCAGGTTGATGAATCATATTACGTATAAAGAAATTGAGGCTGACTTTAATTCATCTTATGGTGAGGCTGTGTTGGAGACTAAATTCCAAAATCTTGAGAGGTCTGGTGCCAATGTCTTTACAAGGGAGATATTCTCCATGTATCGTGCTGCACTACATAGGTCAGGAGATTCCATTGTTGTAGGCTACAAAGAAACATCCAGCCAGTATATATTTTTGGTTTCAAAATATCGTGGTTCTGGACGTGAGTGGCATGTCTCATTTCAGCCGTCtacattttttttccaatgtGCTTGCAAAAGGATGGAATCCATGGGTCTTCCTTGTCACCATGTACTTGCAGTCCTTGTTTATCTTGATGTCTGTGAATTGCCAAAATGTCTAGTCCTGCAGAGATGGACAAAGTTTGCAAAGGATGATGTGGACAAGAATGCAATGTTAGGATCAAAACAATTGGATTCCTTCTTGATTAGTAGGTATGGTGCCTTGATGAGTCAATACAGGGAATTAGCCTCATTTGCCTGTCGTAGGCTTGAAGATTTTCATAATGAAAGAGATCGAGCGACAAAAGCTGTGCAAGAATTGAAGTCAAGGGCAATCAAGGACTGTGATGAAGAAGTTGATGATTTGGGTAATTCCTTTATTGGCCTTAAAGATCCTAATGTTGTTAGGACTAAAGGTACTGGTTGTCCAGGTTCGTCAAGTGCAGCTCGCAAAAACAAAGGCAACAAGAGGAAAGGGAGTAGGAAGTGCTCACAATGTCACCGATATGGTCATAATAAAACTACTTGCAAGACTGCAACTAAAGCACGCCAGATGACAAAAAATACTGATGCGGAGACTGTGCCTACCCAAGAAGAATCATATGCAAATGTTGGGTAG